The following is a genomic window from Dama dama isolate Ldn47 chromosome 4, ASM3311817v1, whole genome shotgun sequence.
ACTGGAGAGTCAGCTGCAGAGCAGAGAGCCGTGCAGGGCCAGCACCACTGGTCCCGGGGAGTCGAGTCCACACGGGGAGGGGGCGGACACCATGGGGGGCGCCCTGGCGAGCCCCCAGGAGGAGTGGCCCTCACCCTTGACCCTAGGAGAAGCAGCCTTGGCCCCCAGCACCCACAAGGACGTGGTTCCTCAGGGTCCTTCCAGCCCCGTGGGggccagcctcagtttccaattCGTGCAGAAAGCCAGAGTCTCAAAGACAAGGCTCCCCAGAGCCGAAGGAGGCCAAAGGGCCCACCAGGAAGTCTGCGTACCGGACCCCGTGTCAGATGTGGGGAGTTTAGCGAAGCGCTGCCCAAGCCTGGAGCCTTCGCTTCCTAAGGGTCACGGGGCCCCCAGAACACAACATGGCCAAAGCGTCCCACTGCTCCTTCCCTGCCCACCGAGAGGGGGGCTTTCCCCGGGACCCCGCAAGGCACCTGGGCCCTGTCAAGATCCTCTGGAGCTGGCGGCATTCAGCAGCCCCACTGCCCATCTAGCGCCTGGCTTGGCATTTCGGGGTGCCGAGCTTCTGCCTCTGGGCGCCACCCCACCTTCTGCTGCCATCCACAGCAGCGTCCCCAGGGGGCACTCTGTAAGCAGCACAGGTGAGCCAGGAGGAACAGGTCTCCTGCCCCCTGTCGCAGCAGGCGCTGGCCATGAGGGCGAGGAGGAGTTTGTGCCAGTAGGAGTCTCTCCAAGCTGTGCCTCTGCGCCCAACCCCAGCCCGGGCAGGAGGCTCCAGGACCCAGCCTCCAGCCCACTTCATCAGCTGCAGCTCCTGGTGGCCAGAGCAGCTGAGAGGGGAGATGATGCCCAGGTCTCAAGGGCAGCCCCCCCTGCTGACACCCAGAGCCCTCTGCACAGCAATCCCTCAGATCTGGGAGGTGATGGCAAGGAAGGAGGGACAGTGGCCCACAGCCCTGCCCTGGGCTCCCTGGGAGACATGCAGATGACCACCGTGGCCGGATGTCAGCTGGAGCCAGACGAAGATGGACATGCAGGCACACATGGCCAGGCCGAGAAGCCCAGGGGCCGAGCCGAAGCTGGCCACCTGCAGCCAGGCGACCGAGGGAGGCCAGGGAGACTGGACAGCTGCACCACAGCCAGTGCCGACCCTGAAACCACACCGGCCGGGCTGGTCAGGGCTGCAGACCAGCTGGGGGCACAGCTCCAGGGAAGCAGGGCAGCCATGGGCCCTTGCAACGAGGCACAGGACAACCCAAGCCCCACCTCCTCTGAGACAGACTCTTCAGTCCCAGCCTTGGTGGCAGCCCACACCCCAGACAGGCCCGGGGACTGGACTCTGGATGCGGTGGCAGCTGGCccaggccttagaaagcatctgcTGTTCACTGGGGAAAGCCCAGAGCCCCCCACCAGGGACCTGGCCAGCCGCACCCCTTCATCCGCCTCTGCAGCCCCCTCTGATCCCTGCGGCCTCAAGCCCCTACAGCAGGAAGGCCCTCCCGCAGCACCTTCAGGGGAGCTCAGGGACCTGCTCCCAGCGTCTCCATCCCACGGGGGCGCTGCCAGCCCTCAGCTTCTGTCGGCCTCTTCTCCCACCTGGACACCTCCAGAAGGGGCCGACTGCAGCCCAGCACCCGCAGGCACTGCGGCACCCCTGGCAGCGTCCCCCTCTTTGAAGACAAGCCACTGTGGCCTCAAGGAAAGCCTGGCTCACCACCCTCTCCTGGGGGACGGCAGCCCCCTGGAAGACCCTCCCAAGGAGCCCAGCTTCATCAGCATCGTCAGCACCGCCCACAGAGGGGCCCGCCCTAGAGGTCATGTGTCAAAAACCCTAGAAGCTTCCAAAAAAGAGAGGCCAAGAGACTCCCCTGCCCgtgccacccctccccacccaacgACCATCAGCACCCCAGGAGTGACTGTCAAGGCTGCTGCCCTGCCCAGCGTCCACACCACTGGTGTCCTGGGGGCACTCAGAGGCCCCAGGGCTGAGTCGTCAGACCCCAGGGGAGTCCTGCCCATCATGCACCCAGATGGGGTGCCCACAGGCTCCTCCTCTGAACCCCTAGGCAACAGGGAAGGCCAGGGTGTCACCACTGTGCCCACTGACCCTTCCACACGGGGGGCCACGTGGCCAGATCTCCACATCTGCCAAGAAGGCAAGGCTCTGGCCAGcctccaaggacagaagagcctggagatgCCTGGGGCCAGGCCCCCTGCCATTACCAAGGCATCCGAGGCTGGTGCCAGGGGTGTGCCAGTGACCTGCCCTTCCACAGAGCTCTGCCCAGGCAGCACAACCAACGATTCCAGAGCCCACTCCCCCCAAAGTGCCCTCCACCAGAGACCCCAGGCAGATGTCCTCAATCCCCAGAACCTCAGACAGAAGCCGCGTGGCTTTAAAAAGAAGCCGGTGTTCACTGAGAATGGCCACTGGAGAGGCGGAGCCCCCAGCGGGCGGCCAGTGACCTGCGAGGTCTGCTCAGCTTCCTTCCGCTCCAGGCCAGGCCTGAGCCGCCACCGAGCCAGGAAGCATGGGCTGCACAAGGGTGCTGCATCCCAGCCAAGCCCAGTGCCCCAACCTACTCCCCAGACCTGCCACCGCCCCGGGAAGAAGAATCGCAGAGCGCTGGGGAAGGAGGAACCTGGGCGCTTGGCGGGAGACCCCAGCCAGGCCCGGGCGGCGCCCCCTGTTCGTGGCTCTACAGCCCCTGAGGATGCCCTGGGTCCCGAGACATCCAAGGGACTCAGGCAGGGGCTCAGCCTTCTAGGAGCTCCAGGCTGTCCCCCAAGCTGGGAGCCGTACACCCCAGATACAATCAGGCAAGGGGTGGACGTGAGGCCTACAGAGCCCAGGAAACAGGACTGGCTGGGGAGGGAAGAGCTCCGACCCAAACAGGCAGAGAAAGGCGGGGGCCAGAGGCGTGGCAGACCGCCCACAGACTTCCCCAGCGAGTCAGAGGGGAAATCTAACAAGAAAGCGAGGAAGCCCAGAGCAAGAAGGTTCCGGGAGGAGAGCAATCCCCAGGTCCCTGCCAACGTGACTCCAGACGGAAGCTGCTGGAGTCCATCCACCTCCACTGCCAGCTGCCGCCGCCCCTCACCCAAAACAGAGCAAGAGACCAAGGCCACGGACCTGGAGGAGACACCTGCACAGAAGCCACCTGGGGACTGGGTGGCTCGTCCAAGGATGGTGGAGGGGGCGCCTCCGGGGGAAGGGCCAGGGGAGCAGAAGGCAGCCCTGGTGAGAGGGTGTGGGGGACCCAGAGAGACCAGGACATCTGGCATCTGTGAAGAGCCACTGAGGGAGACTGGGGGTAAGCCTGCAGGGGACAGTAGAGAGGCCAACAGCAGATCAGGGCATGGTGtctgggaggggcaggggccccccTGGGCCCCCCAGGGCCCCCCTGAGACTCATGGTTCTGAAGCAGGCGGCACCATCAGCAGTTCTTGCTCCCAGGCCCCCCTGCACAGCCCAGGAGAGGGTGTCTCAGAGCAGGAGGGCATGGCTCCTAAAGCCCCCGGCCCGGAGCATGGGGACCCTCTGAGCTTGTTGGATGATGAGGCCTCTTTTTCCCAGCTCTTCCCCCTGGGAGACCGCTTGGCTCGGAAGAAGAACCCCCGTGTCTATGGGAAGCGCTGTAAAAAGTCGGAGCCCCCGCCCCGGGTGGAGCCCAGTGGCCAAGTAGGGGGCAGTGTCACTCTGTCCTCTGCCCGCCTGCCCACAGACCTCAGTGACTCTGGCTCGCTCTGCCTGTCCCACGAGGACCCATGGGGTGATGAGGCCACCGAGCTGCCTGAGTCCTTCCTCCTGGAGGGCTTCCTCAACAGCAAGGTTCCGGGCATCGACCCctgggccccaggccccagcctgtGGGCCCTGGAGCCCCACCTGGAGGCAAACCCCTGCTGCGCTGAGGGCCACCCGTCAGAAAACATCCCCGAGCTACACATGGTCCCGGCAGCTTGGCGAGGCCTGGAGCTTCAGGCCCCCGCGGACGAGGTCACCTCTTCTCTAGGAGATGTGAGCCCTGAGCCCCCCAACCTGGAGCGAGAGCACTACGACTGTGGGGTGCCCAGGAGTGTCATGGACCTGGAGACGCTTGGCACCAAACTGGAGATACAGGACCTGTGCTTCCTGGGACCCTGTGAAGACCCTGTGGGTCTCCCCAGCACCAGCTTCTTGGATGTCAAGGCCACGGCCGGTTCCCAGGGCCCACGGAGCAGGACAGAGGAGGCGGACAGGGCAAGAAGGGCCACAGGCGAAAGCCAGCATGCCAAGGCCAGGAGAGCGTCCTACAAGTGCAGGGTGTGCTTCCAGCGCTTCCACGGCCTGGGCGAGCTGGACCTGCACAAGCTGGCTcacagcccctccccgccccccacctgctACATGTGCGTGGAGCGCAGGTTCGGCTCCCGGGAGCTGCTCCGGGAGCACCTGCTGGAGAAGCACGTGCAGAGCAAGGCAGGGCTGTGGGCCTGCGGCATGTGCCTGCGGGAGGTGTCCGACGTCTGGATGTACAACGAGCACCTGCGGGAACACGCCGTGCGCTTCGCCCGCAAGGGGCAGGCGCGGCGGTCGCTGGGGGACCTGCCCTCATGCTGGGAGGGCGGCGACGTAGTCACGCACTTCCTGAGCGGCATCGCGGGGCAGGCCTCCAGATCCCACCGGGGCAAGCGCTCAGTCTCCGGCAAGGCAGGCGAGGGCTGCGCAGAGGCGTCGGGGCCGGACGCGGGAGCCGGGAAGGCGTTCCCGAGGGAGCGGCGGAGGCCCCAGGCCCGCAGCCGCGGCTGCGACGCGGTCGGCGCTTCGGCGCAGGGCAGCCCTTCCGCCTGCGCGCGCCCGATCCCGGCCGGCGGCGCGTCCCCTGAAGCCCGTCCCCACGGCGAGCCCCCGCTCCCGGCCGTCCCGGTGCACCAGGACTGCAAGGACCCGGCCCGCGACTGCCACCACTGCGGGAAGCGGTTCCCCAAGCCCTTCAAGCTGCAGCGCCACCTGGCGGTGCACAGCCCGCAGCGCGTCTACCTGTGCCCGCAGTGCCCGCGCGTCTACCCAGAGCACCAGGAGCTGCGCGCGCACCTGGGCGGCGAACACGGGCTGAGCGGGGAGCTGGAGCTGGCGCACACGCCGCTGTACGCCTGCGAGCTCTGCGCCAATGTCACGCACATCAGCAAACGGTCCTTCGTCTGCAGCTCCTGCAACTACACCTTCGCCAAAAAGGAGCAGTTCGACCGGCATATGGACAAACACCGGAGGAAGGGGCAGCAGCCCTTCACGTTCCGCGGCGTGAGGAGGCCCGGCGCCCCCGGGCGGAAGGCTTCGGCCCGAGAGGGCACGCTGCCTAGCAAACGGCGCAGGGTGGCTGCGCCCAGCAGCCCTGCCAGGTCCAGCGCGAATGGGCCTCTGTCCCAGGGCAGCAGCCCCACCCCGAGTGAGGGGtccctcccagccctgctccaGCCCTGCCCAGAGGCAGCTCCCGGCACCACCAACGGGCAGCCCGGGACCCCAGAAAAGCCCATAGACCCTCTAGACCACCAGGAGCTCCTGCCCCCATCCTTGTCTCCTTTCCCAGCGGCCTCGGCTAATGGCAAAAATGGCCACAAGCCCGACCAGGCCCTGGAGAGCTCCGAGGATGAGGCCTCCCCAGGCAGCCCTGAGCACCTCCTCCAGCAGGCTTTCCTGCCGGGGGGCTCTCTGCCCCTGCTGGGGGCCGCAGACCAAGAGGTAGAGGAAAAGAGGACAGCTGGCCCGTTCTCAGGGAAACACAGGACCCCAAGTGCACCTGGCAGATGTGCCCCTGACAATCACCCGGAAGCCCCCTCTCTGCTCTGGAAGGAGAAGCAGGTGTCCACGTGTCATGCGGTGCCTGCAGGGGCGACAGGGGGCCCCTCCCACAGAGGCAGTGCCCCCAAGCCTAGGGGCTGCGGGAGTTTATCAAAGGACAGGTCAAGCTCATCCACCCCCAACAAAGCACCCAAGGTCCCAGGACAACTGAAGAAGGCGGTAGCCAGCCCAGTGCCCAGTGAACTCCCCCGTGGCACTGAGAAGCCGAAGCCCACCCCCCTCAAAGCCAAGCCAGGCTCTCAAGGTGCTGGAGGCCCCCGGCAGGGCACCAAGGCAGTGGGCGGCAGCCAGCCCCAGCCAGCCAGTGGACGGCTCCAAAGCGAGACAGCCACCACCCCAGCCAAGCCCGACTGCCCAGGCCAGGGCCCTGCCCCAGACAAGG
Proteins encoded in this region:
- the ZNF469 gene encoding zinc finger protein 469; the encoded protein is MPGEQPLGAPPPTMTGDLQPCPAASGTGGPLRPPGEISALANRTTKAMGSRTQAMDDPKTQVQQDGKGVAEAPLPRAQALSSGPGKASGPQTPAGSNLVQARVQRAGRAAGSPQQLYSLSIASTRPKPTLDGKTPEGLQPEALRPLDAEMPPSQGTRAGLRPGRPRAEASPAPEELNFQKCFQETPSSFTSTNYTSPSATPGPPPLRAPQSRGTSPCRPASYLEFQASGADAWPPPAENSFPGASFGVPPTEPEPFPEGGSPGVAAFQYPFPELQGAGRRPFPEDTARPKYPERAVVLAFHQPRGAWPEAVGTGPAYPLAARPAPPPPPCYSSRPGVLEAPSDLGGVLPPPSAAHPASNPFSESTATFRDSLHETMTKVLPERPPSAHEGLGSPRGPPNSLSQRQFPGQAYGSPGASGVGTSPGPRDTELAASGPPTARLPPLWDPAPAPYPPPPLGPPATTFFEAQPSPGQRLNLPQSPPLPWPQVLPAAGPSSHRMEMLNRLPFPPGAPEWQGGSQGAPGAMGKTAGPGEKLAVLRNSPGQHGSGSPGLFAYNGLKDPGAQPLFFGAAQPQASPRGPPGLPPPRVVGASPSESPLPSPATHTASSTCSSLSPLSSSPANPSSDESQVPGPLAPSAFFHPAPHPQEAGSPFPSPEPSHSLPIHYQPEPAKTFPFPTEGLEETPFPNSGLQAGSASLEGFPQGPPPYSAHHFPLSSASLDQLDVLLTCRQCDRNYSSLAAFLGHRQFCSLLPARAQDNHQQPPGLPATPRVPAGRTPSPLSHTRTAPFLLGGDLRPDGRDDSMRTSFLPSSTATPFPLPTGDLDLEDAAKLDSLITEALNGLEYQSDNPEIDSSFIDVFTDEEPSGPKGPAAGQPPKARLGTTPDNKAPAPAPPPAADVPLETQPRQPGDGGYPAGPRPKTRSLGPAPAETDGASLAGQQRRGKRFKLFRKELDTVNTTKRPGRGSRAARLRPRRKGRAEARPRDLRTQAPKSHTDPGGRALLVETRSSRRLRLSPGQDCRRRRARGGTWSKELIHKIVQQKNRAGGRSPAPGALDGGPQHCDCASESEEEDGPRPPGSRFRGRPRPSGRRWRRGEKRKEVDLTPGPREDGQQQKPRKVVKQEAARSGGYPGPEELGRPEPGLSQSPRAQGRSHSPEAGVDPEEKGPQLLLQDLTGAETPEESPPPPGFPQDTETPEIADDLPPDATELHKEAPDSSPAPCRGGGLCPPAPERPQLHREDTVLPLASSPTLGAHRCLEPVTSQDREDLPASPSGESLVPVANAVHTVHLDPSTLFVKNPGLGESMEAPAARKGPQPYSSPRSELFLGPKDLAGCFHKDLGSHSSAPDSPQAIRARLRQDDHNASSPDPKPPRSPPYTGVTDPGRDQSALALEPTPLPSGPPRDNFHLPTYGSLSGHRDTHVLRACAAPPPRKPQLDPPYPSLLPERGWSLLEEVSPVPPSHPGFFPSLLGEKTLSQQCPSEGPVAASLSALPTRAVEGSTTATCDLSEEELEIKRLVTELESQLQSREPCRASTTGPGESSPHGEGADTMGGALASPQEEWPSPLTLGEAALAPSTHKDVVPQGPSSPVGASLSFQFVQKARVSKTRLPRAEGGQRAHQEVCVPDPVSDVGSLAKRCPSLEPSLPKGHGAPRTQHGQSVPLLLPCPPRGGLSPGPRKAPGPCQDPLELAAFSSPTAHLAPGLAFRGAELLPLGATPPSAAIHSSVPRGHSVSSTGEPGGTGLLPPVAAGAGHEGEEEFVPVGVSPSCASAPNPSPGRRLQDPASSPLHQLQLLVARAAERGDDAQVSRAAPPADTQSPLHSNPSDLGGDGKEGGTVAHSPALGSLGDMQMTTVAGCQLEPDEDGHAGTHGQAEKPRGRAEAGHLQPGDRGRPGRLDSCTTASADPETTPAGLVRAADQLGAQLQGSRAAMGPCNEAQDNPSPTSSETDSSVPALVAAHTPDRPGDWTLDAVAAGPGLRKHLLFTGESPEPPTRDLASRTPSSASAAPSDPCGLKPLQQEGPPAAPSGELRDLLPASPSHGGAASPQLLSASSPTWTPPEGADCSPAPAGTAAPLAASPSLKTSHCGLKESLAHHPLLGDGSPLEDPPKEPSFISIVSTAHRGARPRGHVSKTLEASKKERPRDSPARATPPHPTTISTPGVTVKAAALPSVHTTGVLGALRGPRAESSDPRGVLPIMHPDGVPTGSSSEPLGNREGQGVTTVPTDPSTRGATWPDLHICQEGKALASLQGQKSLEMPGARPPAITKASEAGARGVPVTCPSTELCPGSTTNDSRAHSPQSALHQRPQADVLNPQNLRQKPRGFKKKPVFTENGHWRGGAPSGRPVTCEVCSASFRSRPGLSRHRARKHGLHKGAASQPSPVPQPTPQTCHRPGKKNRRALGKEEPGRLAGDPSQARAAPPVRGSTAPEDALGPETSKGLRQGLSLLGAPGCPPSWEPYTPDTIRQGVDVRPTEPRKQDWLGREELRPKQAEKGGGQRRGRPPTDFPSESEGKSNKKARKPRARRFREESNPQVPANVTPDGSCWSPSTSTASCRRPSPKTEQETKATDLEETPAQKPPGDWVARPRMVEGAPPGEGPGEQKAALVRGCGGPRETRTSGICEEPLRETGGKPAGDSREANSRSGHGVWEGQGPPWAPQGPPETHGSEAGGTISSSCSQAPLHSPGEGVSEQEGMAPKAPGPEHGDPLSLLDDEASFSQLFPLGDRLARKKNPRVYGKRCKKSEPPPRVEPSGQVGGSVTLSSARLPTDLSDSGSLCLSHEDPWGDEATELPESFLLEGFLNSKVPGIDPWAPGPSLWALEPHLEANPCCAEGHPSENIPELHMVPAAWRGLELQAPADEVTSSLGDVSPEPPNLEREHYDCGVPRSVMDLETLGTKLEIQDLCFLGPCEDPVGLPSTSFLDVKATAGSQGPRSRTEEADRARRATGESQHAKARRASYKCRVCFQRFHGLGELDLHKLAHSPSPPPTCYMCVERRFGSRELLREHLLEKHVQSKAGLWACGMCLREVSDVWMYNEHLREHAVRFARKGQARRSLGDLPSCWEGGDVVTHFLSGIAGQASRSHRGKRSVSGKAGEGCAEASGPDAGAGKAFPRERRRPQARSRGCDAVGASAQGSPSACARPIPAGGASPEARPHGEPPLPAVPVHQDCKDPARDCHHCGKRFPKPFKLQRHLAVHSPQRVYLCPQCPRVYPEHQELRAHLGGEHGLSGELELAHTPLYACELCANVTHISKRSFVCSSCNYTFAKKEQFDRHMDKHRRKGQQPFTFRGVRRPGAPGRKASAREGTLPSKRRRVAAPSSPARSSANGPLSQGSSPTPSEGSLPALLQPCPEAAPGTTNGQPGTPEKPIDPLDHQELLPPSLSPFPAASANGKNGHKPDQALESSEDEASPGSPEHLLQQAFLPGGSLPLLGAADQEVEEKRTAGPFSGKHRTPSAPGRCAPDNHPEAPSLLWKEKQVSTCHAVPAGATGGPSHRGSAPKPRGCGSLSKDRSSSSTPNKAPKVPGQLKKAVASPVPSELPRGTEKPKPTPLKAKPGSQGAGGPRQGTKAVGGSQPQPASGRLQSETATTPAKPDCPGQGPAPDKALPRALAKGYPKGPREAGGQGLRGSLGPREDADSSEKKRKGRAPEPARSEGVGSLGKGPLAPNKPPRAPRKQATPSRVIPAKPKPKPRPSSQNSSMLPQSSEVQKREPGHAHGDLRYSKEGLSKALPQTRPLHRPPRKGGAVHSAEPPNPRACRTAESQSHLLSQLFGQRLTSFKIPLKKDSSE